A window of Fusarium verticillioides 7600 chromosome 10, whole genome shotgun sequence contains these coding sequences:
- a CDS encoding cytochrome P450 oxidoreductase → MTSPIAVFAIPAVVFALLLRFIVQSFRSPLRTVPGPTAARFTDGWYFWKVWKGSFQDVNLDLHKRYGPIVRYGPNRYSFNDPEAAKTIYGLGTHFPKSSWYSAWASPGTWTIFSDQSVKRHNQNRKLYQATYAMSSLVHYEPFVDDCADIFTQRLSEMSSISTHLPVDMRHWFQCYAFDVIGLITYAKRFGFLDSGDDVGNVIGALEDHLGYATLVGIFPSLHKYLFKIRNWLAGGKGTGRVYILNFTNERIRQAQVAPKPVAAESEVTMEDFLTKFLAKHAASPDVFTQYHVLMGCTSNMVAGSDTTAISLSAVLYYLLKNPDCLQKLMAEIDDLTARGELSKSPTFKESQQMVYFQAVIKEALRMHPATGLPLERVVPEGGATICGRFFPEGTIVGINTWVAHRDTRVFGQDANSFNPDRWLTAESERLSMMNRYYMPFGLGSRNCIGRHVSMLEMSKLIPRIIRDFDFSLDSSLQHQNWHTQSYWFVKPLDFKVRIQPRISEKQR, encoded by the exons TGCTATCCCAGCTGTGGTTTTTGCACTCCTGTTGCGGTTCATCGTCCAATCTTTTCGCTCTCCACTACGGACTGTTCCAGGCCCTACTGCCGCCCGATTCACAGATGGCTGGTACTTCTGGAAGGTCTGGAAGGGCTCATTCCAGGATGTAAACCTGGATCTGCACAAGAGATACG GACCTATTGTACGATATGGGCCCAACCGATATAGTTTCAACGATCCCGAGGCAGCCAAGACAATCTACGGTCTGGGCACTCACTTCCCAAAGTCGTCGTGGTACTCGGCCTGGGCAAGTCCCGGCACATGGACCATCTTCAGCGATCAATCAGTGAAGCGCCATAACCAGAACCGAAAGCTGTACCAAGCGACATATGCAATGTCATCCCTTGTTCACTACGAGCCCTTCGTCGATGATTGCGCCGACATCTTTACTCAACGTCTATCCGAAATGTCCAGCATCTCGACTCATCTACCTGTCGACATGCGACACTGGTTCCAGTGCTACGCATTCGATGTCATCGGCCTAATCACATATGCAAAGCGTTTCGGCTTCCTAGACAGTGGAGACGATGTTGGTAATGTCATCGGTGCTTTGGAAGACCACTTGGGTTATGCGACCCTCGTTGGCATCTTCCCGAGTCTGCACAAGtacctcttcaagatcaggaACTGGCTTGCCGGAGGAAAGGGGACCGGACGCGTATACATCTTGAACTTCACAAACGAGAGGATTCGTCAAGCCCAGGTAGCTCCCAAGCCTGTCGCCGCAGAGAGTGAGGTCACCATGGAAGACTTTCTCACCAAATTTCTGGCCAAGCATGCTGCCTCACCAGATGTCTTTACTCAGTATCATGTTCTCATGGGATGTACATCGAATATGGTCGCGGGCTCAGATACAACTGCAATCAGTCTCTCAGCTGTTCTGTACTATTTGCTGAAGAACCCGGATTGCCTGCAGAAGTTGATGGCCGAGATCGATGACTTGACAGCACGAGGAGAACTCTCGAAATCTCCCACCTTCAAGGAAAGTCAACAGATGGTCTATTTCCAGGCTGTTATCAAGGAGGCACTACGAATGCATCCCGCTACAGGTCTCCCACTCGAAAGAGTTGTTCCCGAGGGCGGCGCAACGATATGCGGACGATTCTTCCCAGAAGGA ACTATTGTTGGTATCAACACATGGGTAGCGCATCGTGATACTCGAGTGTTTGGCCAAGATGCGAACTCCTTCAACCCCGACAGATGGCTCACTGCAGAGAGTGAGAGACTCTCCATGATGAACCGTTACTATATGCCT TTCGGACTCGGGTCACGAAACTGCATCGGCCGGCACGTCTCAATGCTTGAGATGTCGAAGCTGATCCCACGAATTATCCGCGACTTTGACTTCAGCCTTGATTCGTCGTTGCAACATCAGAACTGGCATACCCAGAGCTATTGGTTCGTCAAGCCGTTGGACTTTAAAGTTCGTATCCAGCCGCGTATTTCGGAGAAGCAGAGAT